The Procambarus clarkii isolate CNS0578487 chromosome 39, FALCON_Pclarkii_2.0, whole genome shotgun sequence region CGACACTGGGAGACGACACACTGGGAGACGACACTCTGGGAGACGACTCAGACGACACTCTGGGAGACGACACTCTGGGAGACGACTCAGACGACACTCTGGGAGACGACTCAGACGACACGCTGGGAGGCGACACAGACGACACGCTGGGAGACGACACAGACGACACACTGGGAGACGACACAGACGACACGCTGGGAGGCGACACAGACGACACGCTGGGAGACGACACAGACGACACACTGGGAGACGACACAGACGACACACTGGGAGACGACACAGACGACACACTGGGAGACGACACAGACGACACACTGGGAGACGACACAGACGACACACTGGGAGACGACACGCTGGGAGACGACACAGACGACACACTGGGAGGCGACACACTGGGAGACGACACGCTGGGAGACACGTTGGGAGACGACACGCTGGGAGACGACACATATGACACACTGGGAGACGACACGCTGGGAGACGACACAGACGACACACTGGGAGACGACACGCTGGGAGACGACACAGACGACACACTGGGAGGCGACACACTGGGAGACGACACACTGGGAGACGGCACAGACGACACGCTGGGAGGCGACACACTGGGAGACGACACACTGGGAGACGACACAGACGACACACTGGGAGACGACACAGACGACACACTGGGAGACGACACAGACGACACCCTGGGAGACGACACGTTGGGAGACGACACAGAAGACACGTTGGGAGACGACACAGACAACACGTTGGGAGACGACACAGACGACACCCTGGGAGACGACACAGACAACACGTTGGGAGACGACACAGACAACACGTTGGGAGACGACACAGACGACACACTGGGAGACGACACAGACGACATACTGGGAGACGACACAGACGACACACTGGGAGACGACACAGACGACACACTGGGAGACGACACGTTGGGAGACGACACAGACAACACGTTGGGAGACGACACAGACGACACGCTGGGAGACGACACAGACGACACGCTGGGAGACGACACAGATGACACGCTGGGAGACGATACAGACGACACTCTGGGAGACGACACAGACGACACACTTGAAGACGACACAGACGACACGCTGGGAGACGACGCAGACGACACGCTGGGAGACGACGCAGACGACACATACGACACACTGGGAGACGACAcgctgccaaaccccctgtttatgcatGAAAAGCGGTTAACACACTACTCACAACTGACGacttccgaacacttccggaacaagtgcttcgctcacgtcttctgttcgaaccacaattctataaatgcttcacccacgtcctttaaatataaataattaccaacagaacctaaacatttaacctagcctaaccagtgcctaattaTGTACAGTATGCTCAgtacataataatattaattattatttgagaaaattaaagttttgaatgaatagcatgttaaaattaatgaatgcatctttgggccgaccgctggatggaatggtcttGATCCGAGGACGGGATGCGTTAATGCAGCGCCAAACCTGCTGTTTATGAATAAGAAACGGTATACACAATTGAtggcgttcgaacatttctcgaatatTGCTTCGCTGGCCACCTCTGTTCAAAACGCCAGCTAATAAATTTGTTCACTTACGAACTTCAAATACATATAATCGCGAACAGAAccttaacacctaatctaacttacgCTAACTGTACTTAgaactttaatatataacaataataataatgtataaatGAGAGCCAGTTCTACTCAACTGTCTCTAGCAACTctaactcaccaacaaagacttcagcagcaagatggaaaaaaaatagacgatgctttagccttacctgacgaactagaccaacgtTTCAATCTGAAAAAACTCAGAAGAGCTactaagaaaactaaaaatacagctccaggcgaggacaaaatcacatACAAGATACTGGACAAGCTAAGATAAAagggccaagaagccttcttgaatcttatCAACAGAGTATTGGTGAAaagaactcgaccactctcttggaacagtgcaattatagtttccATTACAAGCCCCAAATCAGGAAAtcgaagacccatctcattaacaagctgtctggccaaaactgcagaaagaatggctccTAATCGAGTTcactggaaagccaatccactgcaccaaaatatttttgtttgcagaaaaggtgttggaactacAAAATGCCTTATCTCCATcttggatcaaatcaatgacaaaccaggAATCCTTATTTTTTCTGTACGTAGAAAAAGCCTTCCAGCTAGTCAATGCTTCAGCTACACTATGCTACATGATGGCTAAGGATATCAAAGGACACGATattgcctttgccaaaggaagtCTGCTTAACCGAAATGTAAACGTCAAATTCCAAGGTAAAATATCCTccacaaagaggctggaaaatgggataccgcagggaggaatactaaaccCCTTTCTAttgaactgtctcatggaacagttcatgaagctcaagttaccaaaacccaaactgcttaactattctgattactttgtgatcatcaatggcaaaggcgccagaaagcatgcacaaaaatgccaagACATCTTTACCAGGGAAGCTAAATGCATAGCAGTGAACACTACACTGCTATGATTTGTTCATAGCAGTGAAAATGAACAGCAGTACAACCAAAGCAATGgcagttaaaatgagaactcaagacatcagactcgaaATACAAGGACGCTAAATTGAGTGGGTCACCTCTTATCAATAccttggagtcataatagacagccagttgaaattcactcaagaaattgaatattttCGGCAAcattgtaaagccagaaactcagctttgcgctccctgacaagtcttagagatggtgcatctctttcagtaatcaaaatgtactacgttcaagcagttcggtcactcattgactatgctggtCCTGCTTTTACAtctctcagtgataaccaatgagagaaactggaagtgtctcaaaatgatgccctcagaacaatgctgttagcacctatatggacgtgtcgagagaatctaagaatggataTCAACTTACCAGCtctagaaaacaggatcaaacaaagaatagccaccataacagcgaGACCGTTGGAactaccgccagactgtcaatcaaaaatAGCATACATAAATCTCTTCTCAAAAACCTCAGTaaacaagtgcatggacggataatcggCCAAGATTCTATAGAAAGTGGACTTAAATTTGGACCATTACAAAATAAGGGGATGATAGACCATATTAACACTTtcagca contains the following coding sequences:
- the LOC138372596 gene encoding mucin-2-like — protein: MGGKIDLPLRCWLTTPVPRRYESPTLPESVLDDSGGRSGRHIYQQTPCISENQQGQKIGLLKPDLGRNWMGLHNTVLALAGLSPDSSLSLCNAEVSSPDYTSDCPTFQIPIHPQIYSISYRYWGFGSVSSPSVSYVSSASSPSVSSASSPSVSSVSSSSVSSVSSPRVSSVSSPSVSSVSSPSVSSVSSPSVSSVSSPNVLSVSSPNVSSPSVSSVSSPSVSSVSSPSMSSVSSPSVSSVSSPNVLSVSSPNVLSVSSPRVSSVSSPNVLSVSSPNVSSVSSPNVSSPRVSSVSSPSVSSVSSPSVSSVSSPSVSSPSVSPPSVSSVPSPSVSSPSVSPPSVSSVSSPSVSSPSVSSVSSPSVSSPSVSYVSSPSVSSPNVSPSVSSPSVSPPSVSSVSSPSVSSPSVSSVSSPSVSSVSSPSVSSVSSPSVSSVSSPSVSSVSSPSVSSVSPPSVSSVSSPSVSSVSSPSVSSVSPPSVSSESSPRVSSESSPRVSSPRVSSESSPRVSSPSVSSPSVVCVVSQCVVCVVSQCVVCVVSQRVVSQSVVSQSVVSQCVASQRVV